A window of the Enterobacteriaceae bacterium 4M9 genome harbors these coding sequences:
- a CDS encoding DTW domain-containing protein, which produces MTDNAVLRLRAERLARSTRPFIARGNRIRRCQRCLLPLKLCLCATLQPQPAHSRFCLMMYDTEPMKPSNTGRLIADILPDTLAFGWSRTEAPAELLSLLGSEVYQPLVVFPASYASAERCVVSEPDSNGKPPLFIMLDGTWSEARKMFRKSPWLDRFPVISVSLEHLSAYRLREAHASDQYCTAEVATALLGLAGDDVAAQGLNAHFTLFRERYLAGKPHHQCNITAEAVESV; this is translated from the coding sequence ATGACTGACAACGCTGTTCTTCGCCTGCGCGCCGAGCGCCTGGCACGCTCCACTCGCCCTTTTATTGCCCGAGGCAACCGCATTCGCCGCTGCCAGCGTTGTCTGCTGCCACTCAAGCTGTGCCTGTGCGCAACGCTTCAGCCGCAACCGGCACACAGCCGCTTTTGTCTGATGATGTACGACACTGAGCCGATGAAGCCCAGCAACACCGGTCGGTTGATTGCGGATATCCTGCCTGACACGCTGGCCTTTGGCTGGTCACGCACTGAGGCGCCAGCAGAACTGCTCTCCCTGCTGGGAAGCGAGGTGTATCAGCCGCTGGTGGTGTTCCCGGCGTCTTATGCCTCAGCTGAACGTTGTGTTGTCAGCGAGCCGGATAGCAACGGTAAGCCACCGCTGTTTATTATGCTCGACGGCACCTGGTCTGAAGCGCGCAAAATGTTTCGCAAAAGCCCGTGGCTGGACCGCTTCCCGGTGATTTCTGTGAGCCTTGAGCACCTGTCGGCCTACCGCCTGCGCGAAGCCCATGCAAGCGATCAATACTGCACCGCTGAAGTCGCCACCGCGCTACTGGGCCTTGCCGGTGATGACGTTGCGGCACAAGGGCTTAACGCTCACTTCACGCTCTTTCGCGAGCGCTACCTGGCAGGAAAACCTCATCATCAGTGCAACATCACAGCAGAAGCAGTAGAAAGCGTTTAA
- the pssA gene encoding CDP-diacylglycerol--serine O-phosphatidyltransferase, producing MLSKFKRNKHQQHLAQLPKLSQSVDDVEFFLAPADFRQALLKKIAEATQRICIVALYLEQDDGGQGILSALYAAKRQRPELDVSILVDWHRAQRGRIGAAASDTNADWYCRMAQENPDVTIPVYGVPVNTREALGVLHYKGFIIDDSVLYSGASLNDVYLHQHDKYRYDRYHLIRNARMSDIMFNWVQSYLAHGRAVNLLNNEERPKSQEIKNEIRLYRQTLRDAGYRFEGDADNDTLAVTPLVGLGKGSALNKAIYHLMPCTEHKLTICTPYFNLPAVLVRNIIGLLREGKKVEIIVGDKTANDFYIPEDQPFKIIGALPYLYEINLRRFLSRLQYYINSGQLTVRLWKDDDNSYHLKGMWVDDEWMLLTGNNLNPRAWRLDLENAILIHDPQHQLTAQREEELARIRTHTTVVQHYRDLQSIADYPVKVRKLIRRLRRIRIDRLISRIL from the coding sequence ATGTTGTCAAAATTTAAGCGTAATAAGCATCAACAACACCTTGCCCAGCTACCGAAACTTTCTCAGTCAGTTGATGATGTAGAATTCTTTCTTGCTCCCGCCGATTTTCGGCAAGCGCTACTTAAGAAAATCGCTGAGGCGACCCAGCGTATCTGTATTGTCGCGCTCTATCTTGAGCAGGATGATGGCGGCCAGGGGATCCTGAGCGCACTTTACGCCGCTAAACGACAGCGCCCCGAACTGGATGTCAGCATACTGGTAGACTGGCATCGCGCCCAACGTGGACGCATTGGCGCCGCCGCTTCTGACACCAACGCTGACTGGTATTGCCGCATGGCGCAGGAAAATCCGGATGTCACTATCCCGGTTTACGGCGTACCGGTTAACACCCGCGAAGCGCTGGGGGTTCTGCATTACAAAGGGTTCATCATTGACGACAGCGTGCTCTACAGCGGCGCCAGCCTCAACGATGTGTATCTGCATCAGCACGATAAATATCGCTATGACCGCTATCACCTGATTCGCAATGCGCGCATGTCTGACATCATGTTCAACTGGGTTCAGAGCTATCTCGCTCACGGACGGGCAGTGAACCTGCTGAATAATGAAGAGCGTCCGAAAAGCCAGGAAATCAAAAACGAAATTCGCTTATATCGCCAGACGCTGCGCGATGCCGGATATCGCTTTGAGGGCGACGCGGATAATGACACCCTCGCCGTTACACCCCTGGTCGGTCTTGGTAAAGGCAGCGCGCTGAATAAAGCGATTTACCACCTGATGCCCTGTACCGAGCACAAACTCACCATTTGCACACCTTATTTCAACCTTCCCGCAGTGCTGGTTCGCAACATTATTGGTCTGCTGCGCGAAGGTAAAAAGGTGGAAATTATTGTCGGTGATAAAACGGCTAATGACTTCTACATTCCAGAAGACCAGCCGTTCAAAATCATCGGCGCACTACCTTACCTTTATGAAATCAATCTACGTCGTTTCCTGAGCCGTCTGCAGTACTACATTAACAGCGGTCAACTTACCGTGCGATTGTGGAAGGATGACGATAATAGCTATCATCTTAAAGGGATGTGGGTAGACGATGAGTGGATGCTGCTGACAGGCAACAATCTTAACCCACGTGCCTGGCGTCTTGATCTTGAAAATGCCATCCTTATTCACGACCCGCAGCATCAACTCACGGCCCAACGTGAAGAAGAGTTGGCACGCATTCGTACCCACACAACGGTTGTCCAGCACTATCGCGATCTGCAAAGTATTGCCGACTATCCGGTGAAAGTACGTAAGCTGATTCGTCGATTGCGGCGTATCCGTATAGACCGGTTGATTAGCCGTATTCTGTGA
- a CDS encoding bifunctional acetate--CoA ligase family protein/GNAT family N-acetyltransferase: MSQRGLEALLRPKSIAVLGASIKTSRAGYLMMRNLLAGGFSGPVMPVTPAYKAVCGVLAWPSVDALPFAPDLAILCTNAHRNPELLEALGQKGCKACIILSSPPEQRDTLMACAARWQIRILGPNSLGLLGPWQGLNASFSPVPIQKGRLAFISQSAAVSNTILDWAQQRQVGFSWFIALGDSQDVDVDELLDFLARDSKTSAILLYLEQLSDARRFVSAARSASRNKPILVIKSGRSARAQTLLKTRPGLDAAWDAAIQRAGLLRVQDTHELFSAVETLSHMRPLRGERLTIISNGAAPAALALDELELRNGKLAQLDDDTLDKLKAKLSHSVEAANPLDLRDDATTEHYLQALEILLDSAQQDAIMLVHAPSASAPGSECARQIIELVKRHPRGKYVTLLTNWCGEHSSQEARRLFSEAGIPTYRTPEGTVTAFMHMVEYHRNQKQLRETPTLPLHLAANAQQAHRLIQQALQNGPTTLDTHEVQPILQAYGLMTLPTWIAGDSAEAVHIAEQIGYPVALKLRSPDIPHKSEVQGVMLYLRTAEEVQQAANAMLDRVKLTWPQARIHGLLVQGMANRAGAQELRIVVEHDPVFGPLIMLGEGGVAWRADEQAAVALPPLNMNLARYLVIQAIKQHKIRGRSALRSLDIAGLSQLLVQVSNLVVDCPQIKRLDIHPLLASGNEFTLLDVTLELEDFAGNSENRLAIRPYPQHLEEQVLMKNGERCLFRPILPEDEPQLQRFIGRVTKEDLYYRYFSEINEFTHDDLANMTQIDYDREMAFVAVRREDGDDEIIGVTRAISDPDNIDAEFAVLVRSDLKGLGLGRQLMEKLIAYTRQHGLQRLNGITMPHNQGMIALARKLGFNVDIELEDGIVSLTLELAQESPSV, translated from the coding sequence ATGAGCCAACGCGGGTTAGAAGCCTTGCTGCGCCCGAAGTCTATCGCCGTGCTGGGAGCGTCGATAAAGACCAGCCGGGCGGGCTATTTAATGATGCGCAATCTGCTGGCCGGCGGTTTTTCCGGCCCGGTGATGCCCGTAACACCTGCCTATAAAGCCGTATGTGGCGTCCTGGCCTGGCCGAGTGTTGATGCGCTACCGTTTGCTCCTGACCTCGCGATACTTTGCACTAACGCCCACCGCAATCCTGAACTCCTTGAAGCGCTTGGGCAAAAAGGCTGTAAGGCCTGCATTATCCTTTCTTCTCCGCCGGAGCAGCGCGATACGCTCATGGCGTGCGCCGCACGCTGGCAGATTCGCATCCTCGGCCCAAACAGCCTTGGCTTGCTGGGCCCCTGGCAGGGGCTGAACGCCAGCTTCTCGCCGGTACCGATTCAAAAAGGCCGCCTCGCCTTCATTTCTCAGTCCGCTGCTGTCTCAAATACCATTCTCGACTGGGCACAGCAGCGCCAGGTGGGCTTTTCATGGTTTATCGCACTTGGCGACAGCCAGGACGTTGATGTTGACGAGCTGCTGGATTTCCTCGCCAGAGACAGCAAAACCAGTGCTATTCTGCTGTACCTTGAACAACTGAGCGACGCACGTCGTTTCGTCTCCGCGGCACGCAGTGCATCACGTAATAAACCGATTCTGGTGATCAAAAGCGGGCGTAGCGCCCGCGCACAGACGTTGTTGAAAACGCGCCCCGGCCTTGATGCGGCCTGGGATGCCGCCATCCAGCGTGCCGGGCTGCTGCGTGTGCAGGATACCCACGAGCTTTTTTCTGCCGTAGAAACCCTGAGCCATATGCGCCCGCTGCGTGGCGAACGGTTGACCATTATCAGCAACGGCGCAGCGCCGGCGGCACTGGCACTTGATGAGCTGGAACTCAGAAACGGCAAACTGGCGCAACTTGATGACGACACGCTGGATAAACTTAAAGCAAAACTCTCTCACAGTGTCGAAGCGGCAAACCCACTTGATTTGCGCGACGATGCAACAACAGAGCACTATCTTCAGGCGCTGGAAATCCTGCTCGATTCCGCACAACAGGATGCCATCATGCTCGTCCATGCGCCCAGTGCATCAGCACCCGGCAGTGAATGTGCCCGACAAATTATTGAGTTAGTAAAACGCCACCCACGGGGTAAATACGTCACGCTACTGACCAACTGGTGCGGCGAACACTCTTCCCAGGAAGCCCGTAGGTTATTCAGCGAAGCCGGTATTCCGACCTACCGTACACCGGAAGGCACCGTAACGGCGTTCATGCACATGGTGGAATATCACCGTAACCAGAAGCAACTGCGCGAAACACCAACGCTCCCCCTTCACCTTGCCGCGAATGCCCAACAGGCACACCGTCTCATCCAGCAAGCGCTGCAAAATGGACCCACGACGCTCGATACTCACGAAGTGCAGCCTATTTTGCAGGCGTATGGTTTGATGACGCTGCCGACCTGGATTGCAGGGGACAGCGCTGAGGCCGTGCATATCGCTGAGCAGATTGGCTACCCAGTCGCATTGAAGCTACGCTCGCCAGATATCCCCCACAAATCAGAAGTCCAGGGCGTTATGCTTTATCTGCGTACGGCAGAAGAAGTGCAACAGGCGGCAAACGCCATGCTCGATCGCGTCAAACTTACCTGGCCTCAGGCACGCATTCACGGATTGTTAGTACAGGGCATGGCTAACCGGGCAGGAGCACAGGAGCTACGGATAGTTGTGGAACACGACCCGGTGTTTGGGCCACTGATTATGCTTGGCGAAGGTGGGGTCGCATGGCGCGCAGACGAACAGGCGGCCGTTGCCCTGCCGCCACTCAACATGAACCTGGCTCGCTATCTGGTGATTCAGGCCATCAAGCAACACAAAATTCGAGGGCGCAGCGCGCTGCGCTCGCTGGATATCGCCGGGCTGAGCCAACTGCTGGTGCAGGTATCCAATCTGGTGGTGGATTGCCCACAGATAAAACGGCTCGATATCCACCCGCTGCTGGCCTCCGGCAACGAGTTCACCCTACTTGATGTGACGCTGGAGCTTGAAGATTTCGCAGGTAATAGCGAAAACCGGCTTGCCATTCGCCCTTATCCACAACACCTTGAAGAACAGGTGCTGATGAAAAACGGTGAGCGCTGTCTGTTCCGCCCGATTCTCCCTGAGGATGAACCCCAGCTACAGCGCTTTATTGGCCGGGTGACAAAAGAAGATCTTTACTATCGCTATTTCAGTGAGATCAACGAATTTACCCATGATGACTTAGCGAATATGACGCAGATCGACTACGATCGGGAAATGGCGTTTGTCGCGGTCCGTCGCGAAGACGGCGACGATGAAATTATCGGTGTAACGCGCGCAATTTCCGATCCGGATAATATTGATGCCGAGTTTGCCGTGCTGGTACGCTCCGATCTGAAAGGGTTAGGGCTGGGACGCCAGTTAATGGAAAAACTCATTGCCTACACCCGCCAGCATGGATTGCAGCGGCTTAATGGTATTACCATGCCACACAATCAGGGAATGATCGCACTGGCGAGAAAACTGGGCTTCAACGTCGATATTGAGCTTGAAGATGGGATAGTCAGCCTGACGCTAGAACTGGCGCAGGAAAGCCCTTCTGTGTAA
- the trxC gene encoding thioredoxin TrxC: protein MNTVCAACQAINRIPDDRINDAAKCGRCGHELFDGEVINATSETLDSLLKDDLPVVVDFWAPWCGPCVNFAPIFEDVADERSGKIRFVKVNTEAEPELSARFRIRSIPTIMIFKNGQMVDMLNGAMPKAPFDGWLNENL, encoded by the coding sequence ATGAATACAGTCTGCGCGGCCTGCCAGGCAATTAACCGCATTCCTGACGATCGCATCAATGACGCTGCTAAATGCGGGCGTTGCGGCCATGAACTTTTTGATGGTGAAGTGATTAACGCCACCAGCGAAACGCTGGATTCGCTATTAAAGGACGACCTGCCTGTCGTGGTTGACTTCTGGGCGCCGTGGTGCGGACCATGTGTGAATTTCGCACCCATTTTTGAAGATGTTGCAGACGAGCGCAGCGGCAAAATTCGCTTTGTGAAGGTTAACACCGAAGCTGAGCCTGAACTGAGTGCCCGTTTTCGCATACGCAGTATTCCGACCATAATGATTTTTAAGAACGGTCAGATGGTGGATATGCTCAATGGCGCGATGCCCAAGGCTCCGTTTGACGGCTGGCTTAACGAAAATCTGTGA